A single window of Nicotiana sylvestris chromosome 5, ASM39365v2, whole genome shotgun sequence DNA harbors:
- the LOC104227620 gene encoding uncharacterized protein produces MELFPIYVLYSGKWEENKFINFVSDCVIIESTFSYNNLVAAISEQIRIDSELNTIEINFLPNDGLQPILIYNDTGVKVYIELKKKSLNFTEYPLFVTVKEIYDNRLVATSSSCLVATSSSCLVVTSSNFIDVSTIDSTEIMPDIELIENTKLSENTGIIDNMLNEFVKEDQVYKDKETVMNVMKNLAVRERFQFKVKRSSATSFKSSAVFNANIFKLRSYNNNHTCGYGERYLTQRQTTSGVIASIVKDKYVNPQKVYTANDIIENIQKQHGIEVSYMKAWRAKEIAMAMIIGSPSDSYKELPKYFYMLEQTNPGTVTKLHKSEDGCFIYAYVSLYASIKGWEYCRPIMVVDGSFLKAAYKGTILTACTQDGTGKILPLAYAIVDSENNKSWECFFVQIKGTFGVREGMCIVSDRNESIFNATKAVYPEVPHCICMFHLWQNVKRTFKKHHKQLKDIFFALARAYAIEKFEYHMIEMCKIDPRVQPYLFEVGYKRWSRAYSKVKRSMVMTSNIAESINATNKDARELPIMRLLEYMTNLLQQWNNKNRKSAMETSTELGEKYDKLLRENLIASEQMTVSPAMEQLYTVFEGVRRNIVCLEEGTCSCGKFQMDELPCLHAWAVLKNQQLKLG; encoded by the exons ATGGAGCTTTTTCCAATTTACGTTCTTTATAGTGGTAAATGGGAAGAAAACAAGTTTATCAATTTCGTCAGCGATTGTGTAATAATCGAGTCGACATTCAGCTACAACAATTTAGTTGCAGCTATTTCGGAACAGATTAGGATCGATAGTGAGTTAAACACAATAGAGATTAACTTTCTCCCAAATGATGGTTTGCAACCGATTCTGATATACAATGATACAGGTGTAAAAGTGTATAtcgaattaaagaagaaaagcttGAATTTCACCGAATATCCCTTGTTTGTGACAGTGAAAGAGATTTATGATAATCGTTTGGTTGCTACAAGTTCCAGTTGTTTGGTTGCTACAAGTTCCAGTTGTTTGGTTGTTACAAGTTCCAATTTTATAGATGTATCCACAATTGATAGCACTGAGATTATGCCTGATATCGAATTGATTGAAAACACGAAACTTAGTGAAAACACGGGTATAATAGATAATATGTTGAACGAATTTGTTAAGGAGGATCAAGTTTATAAAGATAAAGAGACAGTTATGAATGTGATGAAGAACTTGGCTGTACGCGAGAGGTTCCAATTCAAGGTGAAGAGATCTAGTGCAACAAG TTTCAAGTCTTCTGCCGTTTTCAACGCAAACATATTCAAACTGAGAAGTTACAATAATAATCACACATGCGGCTACGGTGAAAGATACTTAACACAACGTCAAACTACTTCGGGTGTAATTGCTAGTATAGTCAAGGATAAGTATGTTAATCCACAAAAGGTTTACACCGCAAATGATATAATAGAGAACATACAAAAGCAACACGGGATTGAAGTGAGCTACATGAAAGCATGGAGAGCTAAAGAGATAGCAATGGCAATGATAATAGGGAGTCCGAGTGATTCATATAAAGAGTTGCCGAAGTATTTTTATATGTTGGAGCAAACAAATCCAGGAACGGTTACAAAGTTGCACAAATCAGAAGATGGATGCTTTATTTATGCATATGTTTCGCTATATGCATCTATCAAGGGCTGGGAGTATTGCAGACCGATAATGGTTGTTGACGGAAGTTTCCTTAAAGCAGCATATAAGGGTACCATCTTGACTGCTTGCACACAGGATGGAACTG GAAAAATTCTTCCACTTGCATATGCAATTGTAGATTCAGAGAATAACAAATCTTGGGAATGTTTCTTTGTCCAGATAAAGGGTACTTTTGGAGTTAGGGAAGGGATGTGTATAGTTTCAGATAGAAATGAAAGCATCTTCAATGCCACAAAAGCTGTGTACCCAGAAGTACCACATTGTATTTGCATGTTTCACTTGTGGCAGAATGTAAAGCGCACATTCAAGAAACATCACAAACAATTGAAGGATATCTTCTTTGCTTTGGCTAGAGCTTACGCGATAGAGAAGTTTGAGTACCATATGATAGAGATGTGCAAAATTGATCCGAGGGTGCAGCCTTACTTGTTCGAAGTTGGCTACAAAAGGTGGTCTAGGGCATATTCCAAAGTGAAAAGGTCGATGGTAATGACTTCCAATATTGCAGAGTCAATTAATGCAACTAACAAGGATGCTAGAGAGTTACCAATAATGCGATTGCTGGAGTACATGACAAATTTGCTACAACAGTGGAACAACAAAAACAGAAAAAGTGCAATGGAGACATCTACAGAGCTTGGTGAAAAGTATGACAAACTCCTTCGGGAAAATCTGATTGCATCGGAGCAAATGACG GTGAGCCCTGCTATGGAGCAGTTATATACTGTGTTTGAAGGGGTAAGGCGAAACATAGTGTGCCTTGAAGAGGGAACATGCAGTTGCGGAAAATTTCAAATGGATGAACTTCCATGTCTGCATGCTTGGGCGGTTTTGAAGAACCAGCAGCTGAAACTTGGATAG